In Streptomyces sp. NBC_01381, a genomic segment contains:
- the topA gene encoding type I DNA topoisomerase has protein sequence MSPTSETAKGGRRLVIVESPAKAKTIKGYLGPGYVVEASVGHIRDLPSGAAEVPEKYTGEVRRLGVDVENDFEPIYVVNADKKAQVKKLKDLLKDSDELFLATDEDREGEAIAWHLLEVLKPKVPVKRMVFHEITKAAIQEAVASPRDLNKRMVDAQETRRILDRLYGYEVSPVLWKKVMPRLSAGRVQSVATRLVVERERERIAFRSAEYWDLTGTFGTGRTGDASDPSQLVARLTTVDGKRIAQGRDFNSVGQLKSDTLHLDETNARALAAALENTRFSVRSVESKPYRRSPYAPFRTTTMQQEASRKLGFGAKATMQVAQKLYENGFITYMRTDSTTLSDTAIGAARAQVTQLYGADYLPDKPRTYAGKVKNAQEAHEAIRPSGDRFRTPAETGLTGDQFRLYELIWKRTVASQMKDATGNSVTVKIGGTAADGRDAEFSASGKTITFHGFLKAYVEGADDPNAELDDRERRLPQVSEGDALSAEEISVDGHATKPPARYTEASLVKELEEREIGRPSTYASIIGTILDRGYVFKKGTALVPSFLSFAVVNLLEKHFGRLVDYDFTARMEDDLDRIARGEAQAVPWLKRFYFGEGDDAGAASSAGNGDGDHLGGLKELVTDLGAIDAREISSFPVGEGIVLRVGRYGPYIERGEKDAEGHQRADVPDDLPPDELTVDYAEELLAKPSGDFALGTDPTSGHEIVAKDGRYGPYVTEVLPEGTPKTGKNAVKPRTASLFKSMSLDTVTLEDALKLMSLPRVVGADAEGVEITAQNGRYGPYLKKGTDSRSIETEEQLFNITLEEALAIYAQPKQRGRAAAKPPLKELGEDPVSGKPVVVKDGRFGAYVTDGETNATLRAADSVEDITPERGYELLAEKRAKGPAKKTAKKAAKKAPAKKAAAKKTAAKKTATSKTAAKKTAAKKTTATAKKAAASTKAAASED, from the coding sequence TTGTCCCCGACCAGCGAGACCGCAAAGGGCGGCCGCCGACTCGTCATCGTCGAGTCGCCTGCCAAGGCGAAGACGATCAAGGGTTACCTCGGCCCCGGCTACGTAGTCGAGGCAAGCGTCGGGCACATCCGCGACCTCCCCAGCGGCGCCGCGGAGGTCCCCGAGAAGTACACCGGCGAGGTGCGCCGGCTCGGCGTGGACGTCGAGAACGACTTCGAGCCCATCTATGTCGTCAACGCCGACAAGAAGGCGCAGGTCAAGAAGCTCAAGGACCTGCTGAAGGACTCCGACGAACTCTTCCTCGCCACCGATGAGGACCGCGAGGGCGAAGCCATCGCGTGGCACCTCCTCGAGGTCCTGAAGCCCAAGGTCCCGGTCAAGCGCATGGTGTTCCACGAGATCACCAAGGCCGCGATCCAGGAGGCCGTCGCCTCCCCCCGCGACCTCAACAAGCGCATGGTCGACGCCCAGGAGACCCGCCGCATCCTCGACCGTCTCTACGGCTACGAGGTCTCGCCGGTCTTGTGGAAGAAGGTCATGCCGCGCCTGTCGGCCGGCCGCGTCCAGTCCGTGGCGACCCGCCTCGTCGTCGAGCGGGAGCGCGAGCGCATCGCCTTCCGCTCCGCCGAGTACTGGGACCTGACGGGCACCTTCGGCACCGGCCGCACCGGTGACGCGTCCGACCCCTCGCAGCTGGTCGCCCGCCTCACCACGGTCGACGGCAAGCGCATCGCGCAGGGCCGCGACTTCAACTCGGTCGGGCAGCTCAAGTCCGACACCCTGCACCTCGACGAGACGAACGCCCGTGCGCTCGCCGCGGCCCTGGAGAACACCCGGTTCTCGGTCCGCTCCGTCGAGTCCAAGCCCTATCGCCGCTCTCCGTACGCGCCGTTCCGTACGACGACGATGCAGCAGGAGGCCTCGCGCAAGCTCGGCTTCGGTGCGAAGGCGACCATGCAGGTGGCCCAGAAGCTGTACGAGAACGGCTTCATCACCTACATGCGTACGGACTCCACGACGCTGTCCGACACGGCGATCGGCGCCGCTCGCGCGCAGGTCACGCAGCTGTACGGCGCCGACTACCTGCCGGACAAGCCCCGCACGTACGCCGGGAAGGTCAAGAACGCGCAGGAGGCGCACGAGGCGATCCGTCCCTCGGGTGATCGTTTCCGCACGCCCGCCGAGACCGGCCTGACCGGCGACCAGTTCCGGCTCTACGAGCTGATCTGGAAGCGGACCGTCGCCTCCCAGATGAAGGACGCGACCGGAAACTCCGTCACGGTGAAGATCGGCGGCACGGCAGCCGACGGCCGCGACGCCGAGTTCAGCGCGTCCGGCAAGACCATCACCTTCCACGGCTTCCTCAAGGCGTACGTCGAGGGCGCGGACGACCCGAACGCCGAGCTGGACGACCGCGAGCGCAGGCTTCCGCAGGTCAGCGAGGGCGACGCGCTCTCCGCCGAGGAGATCTCGGTCGACGGCCACGCGACGAAGCCCCCGGCCCGCTACACCGAGGCGTCGCTGGTCAAGGAGCTGGAAGAGCGCGAGATCGGTCGCCCGTCGACGTACGCGTCGATCATCGGGACCATCCTCGACCGCGGGTACGTCTTCAAGAAGGGGACGGCCCTCGTGCCCTCCTTCCTGAGCTTCGCGGTCGTCAATCTGCTCGAGAAGCACTTCGGGCGGCTCGTCGACTACGACTTCACGGCGCGCATGGAGGACGACCTCGACCGCATCGCGCGGGGCGAGGCGCAGGCCGTGCCGTGGCTGAAGCGGTTCTACTTCGGCGAGGGCGACGACGCGGGGGCCGCCTCAAGCGCCGGCAACGGCGACGGCGACCACCTCGGCGGGCTCAAGGAGCTGGTGACCGACCTGGGCGCGATCGACGCCCGGGAGATCTCCTCCTTCCCCGTCGGCGAGGGCATCGTGCTGCGGGTCGGCCGCTACGGCCCGTACATCGAGCGGGGCGAGAAGGACGCGGAGGGCCACCAGCGTGCCGACGTGCCCGACGACCTGCCGCCGGACGAGCTGACCGTCGACTACGCCGAGGAGCTGCTCGCCAAGCCGAGCGGTGACTTCGCGCTGGGCACCGACCCCACGTCGGGTCACGAGATCGTCGCCAAGGACGGCCGTTACGGCCCGTACGTCACCGAGGTGCTCCCCGAGGGCACTCCGAAGACCGGCAAGAACGCGGTGAAGCCGCGGACGGCCTCGCTCTTCAAGTCCATGTCGCTCGACACGGTGACGCTTGAGGACGCGCTGAAGCTGATGTCCCTGCCGCGTGTGGTGGGTGCCGACGCCGAGGGCGTCGAGATCACCGCGCAGAACGGGCGCTACGGGCCGTACCTGAAGAAGGGCACGGACTCGCGGTCCATCGAGACCGAGGAGCAGCTCTTCAACATCACGTTGGAAGAGGCGCTCGCGATCTACGCGCAGCCCAAGCAGCGGGGGCGGGCCGCGGCCAAGCCGCCGCTGAAGGAGCTCGGCGAGGACCCGGTCAGCGGGAAGCCGGTCGTCGTCAAGGACGGGCGCTTCGGGGCGTACGTCACTGATGGCGAGACGAACGCGACCCTGCGGGCCGCGGACTCCGTCGAGGACATCACTCCTGAGCGGGGCTATGAGCTGCTCGCGGAGAAGCGGGCGAAGGGGCCGGCGAAGAAGACCGCCAAGAAGGCGGCGAAGAAGGCTCCTGCGAAGAAGGCTGCCGCTAAGAAGACCGCGGCCAAGAAGACGGCGACTTCTAAGACTGCGGCTAAGAAGACTGCTGCCAAGAAGACCACCGCTACTGCCAAGAAGGCTGCGGCTTCTACTAAGGCTGCTGCTTCGGAGGACTGA
- a CDS encoding class I SAM-dependent methyltransferase — protein MSIASAPLPSSDRLDVAAQLREALLAVDFTADGLLELLGAPAYAALARSETVPALRATRGDGALETLVRLFLLQRTVPHARVAAVLPVDALLESGWLAEADGGLAATVDVRPYGGPDGEDWFIVSDLGCAVGGAGGIGSHDEGVVLGVGGASTTLAGLTVRTPVESALDLGTGSGIQALHAAQHATRVTATDLNPRALHITRLTLALSGAPVATVLEGSLFEPVGEETYDLIVSNPPFVISPGARLTYRDGGMSGDDLCRSLVQQAGARLNEGGYAHFLANWQHVDGEEWTERLRSWVPRGCDAWIVQREVQDITQYAELWLRDAGDHRTDPEEYAARYDAWLDEFDARKTRAVGFGWITLRKTGAGSRAAEPSVTVEEWPHPVEQPLGETVRAHFARQDFLRAHDDAALLAGHFKLADEVVQEQVGLPGAEDPEHVVLRQHRGMRRATKVDTVGAGFAGVCDGSLSAGRILDAIAQLVGEDPVLLRDRTPAQIRLLVEQGFLEPAGV, from the coding sequence GTGAGTATTGCTAGCGCCCCCCTGCCCTCGTCCGATCGTCTCGATGTTGCCGCTCAGTTGCGGGAAGCCCTGCTGGCGGTCGACTTCACCGCTGATGGGCTGCTCGAACTCCTTGGGGCGCCCGCCTATGCCGCGCTCGCGCGCAGCGAGACCGTGCCCGCGCTGCGGGCCACGCGTGGTGACGGGGCGCTGGAGACGCTCGTACGGCTCTTCCTGTTGCAGCGGACCGTGCCGCACGCGCGCGTGGCGGCGGTTCTGCCGGTCGACGCTCTCCTGGAGAGCGGTTGGCTGGCCGAGGCGGACGGCGGACTCGCGGCGACCGTGGACGTGCGGCCGTACGGCGGTCCTGACGGCGAGGACTGGTTCATCGTCTCGGACCTCGGGTGCGCGGTCGGCGGTGCCGGTGGCATCGGCAGCCATGACGAGGGCGTCGTGCTCGGGGTCGGCGGGGCGTCCACGACGCTCGCGGGGCTCACCGTGCGTACGCCGGTGGAGAGCGCGCTCGACCTCGGCACCGGCTCCGGGATCCAGGCGCTGCACGCCGCGCAGCACGCGACGCGGGTCACCGCGACGGACCTCAACCCCCGGGCACTGCACATCACCCGGCTCACCCTCGCGCTGTCCGGGGCCCCCGTCGCCACCGTGCTCGAGGGCTCGCTCTTCGAGCCGGTGGGCGAGGAAACGTACGACCTCATCGTGTCCAATCCGCCCTTCGTGATCTCGCCCGGGGCGCGGCTCACCTACCGCGACGGCGGGATGAGCGGGGACGATCTGTGCCGGTCGCTCGTTCAGCAGGCGGGGGCAAGACTGAACGAAGGGGGGTACGCGCACTTCCTGGCCAACTGGCAGCACGTGGACGGCGAAGAGTGGACCGAGCGGCTCCGCTCCTGGGTGCCGCGTGGGTGCGACGCGTGGATCGTGCAGCGCGAGGTGCAGGACATCACGCAGTACGCCGAGCTGTGGCTGCGGGACGCGGGGGATCACCGGACGGATCCGGAGGAGTACGCGGCGCGGTACGACGCGTGGCTCGACGAGTTCGACGCCCGTAAGACGCGCGCCGTCGGGTTCGGCTGGATCACCCTGCGCAAGACCGGTGCCGGATCACGGGCCGCCGAGCCGTCGGTGACGGTGGAGGAGTGGCCGCACCCCGTAGAGCAGCCGCTCGGCGAGACGGTGCGGGCGCACTTCGCGCGCCAGGACTTCCTGCGGGCGCACGACGACGCCGCGCTGCTCGCCGGGCACTTCAAGCTCGCCGACGAGGTCGTGCAGGAACAGGTCGGGCTGCCGGGTGCCGAGGACCCGGAGCATGTCGTCCTGCGCCAGCACCGCGGGATGCGGCGCGCCACCAAGGTGGACACGGTGGGGGCGGGCTTCGCCGGGGTGTGCGACGGGTCGCTGAGCGCCGGGCGGATTCTCGACGCGATCGCCCAACTGGTCGGGGAGGACCCCGTATTGCTGCGGGACCGCACGCCCGCGCAGATCCGGCTGCTCGTGGAGCAGGGCTTCCTGGAGCCGGCCGGGGTCTAG
- a CDS encoding small secreted protein, whose product MEGTNPVNKKLAAALSGGAVLVLALSGCSDDGNEELDAWAKDVCDSVQPQSKKIADANAAIQKETSDNSSPEDVQKTDSKAFQDMSDAYKAMGAAVKDAGAPPVDGGQKKTDDAVKELNAISKSYGDLKKKVDGLDTKNQADFADGLKSVAGELDKLSKSGNEALEKLQEGEVGKAMSKQDSCKSASATPSAS is encoded by the coding sequence ATGGAAGGGACCAATCCGGTGAACAAGAAGCTTGCTGCCGCACTGTCCGGCGGTGCGGTACTGGTACTGGCGCTGTCGGGCTGCAGCGACGACGGGAACGAGGAGCTGGACGCCTGGGCCAAGGACGTCTGCGACTCGGTGCAGCCGCAGTCGAAGAAGATCGCTGACGCCAATGCCGCGATCCAGAAGGAAACCTCGGACAACAGCTCGCCGGAGGACGTCCAGAAGACCGACTCCAAGGCGTTCCAGGACATGTCCGACGCCTACAAGGCGATGGGCGCCGCAGTGAAGGACGCGGGTGCCCCGCCGGTCGACGGGGGTCAGAAGAAGACCGATGACGCGGTCAAGGAGCTGAACGCGATCTCCAAGTCGTACGGCGACCTGAAGAAGAAGGTCGACGGGCTCGACACCAAGAACCAGGCGGACTTCGCGGATGGGCTGAAGTCCGTCGCGGGTGAGTTGGACAAGCTGAGCAAGAGTGGGAACGAGGCGTTGGAGAAGTTGCAGGAGGGTGAGGTGGGGAAGGCGATGAGCAAGCAGGACAGCTGTAAGTCGGCTTCCGCTACGCCTTCTGCGTCCTAG